Proteins found in one Brachypodium distachyon strain Bd21 chromosome 5, Brachypodium_distachyon_v3.0, whole genome shotgun sequence genomic segment:
- the LOC100845657 gene encoding ubiquinone biosynthesis protein COQ4 homolog, mitochondrial — MLAARVNLKGWQQAAVAFGSAFGALLDPKRADLIAALGETTGKPAFERVLQRMKNSAEGREVLLERPRVISTQVSHAWDMPENTFGAAYAQFMGSRNFSPDDRPPVRFMDTEELAFVATRAREVHDFWHVLFGLPTNLIGETALKVIEFEQMFLPMCMLSVVGGSARFSEKQRTLFFQHYFPWATKAGLKSTDLMSVYYEKHFHEDLEEVRRNWGIVPCPDPKSSSI, encoded by the exons ATGTTAGCGGCACGCGTTAATCTGAAGGGTTGGCAACAGGCAGCAGTTGCATTTGGTTCTGCATTCGGGGCCTTGCTTGATCCTAAGAGAGCCGATCTGATAGCTGCACTTGGGGAGACTACTGGAAAGCCAGCATTTGAGCGTGTGCTCCAGCGCATGAAGAACAGTGCTGAAGGCAGG GAAGTTCTTTTGGAGCGTCCTCGAGTTATATCCACACAGGTTTCCCATGCCTGGGACATGCCCGAGAACACATTTGGTGCTGCCTATGCTCAGTTCATGGGATCGAGGAACTTCTCTCCAGACGACCGCCCACCCGTTCGGTTCATGGACACCGAAGAGCTTGCATTTGttgccacccgtgcccgcgaGGTGCATGACTTTTGGCACGTGCTGTTTGGCCTTCCGACGAACCTGATTGGAGAGACTGCCCTGAAGGTGATCGAGTTTGAACAGATGTTCCTCCCGATGTGCATGCTCTCTGTTGTTGGGGGCTCTGCGAGGTTCAGTGAGAAACAAAGGACGCTGTTTTTCCAGCACTATTTCCCATGGGCAACCAAAGCAGGTCTTAAGTCTACAGATCTGATGTCTGTGTACTATGAGAAGCACTTCCATGAAGATTTGGAGGAAGTGAGGAGAAACTGGGGAATTGTGCCATGCCCTGATCCCAAAAGTAGCAGCATTTAG